TGGCTGAGCATTAAAAAGTGGAATTtggctaaaacaaaaacattctATATCTTTGAGGGAATCAAAGTTTATTTGCCCAAACACCAAAATCAATTTCCCACCCCTTGACACTTTTCTATGTAAGATTGAGTTAACAAAGTTAATTATCACTAGAAATCCTTAAACACTATAACTATTTGTAAGGCATATTTAACCATTAATGTCTAAAATACAGGATCAATTTTTTACAGATATTTAGTAGAGGTCATTCCTAATGTTTCCCCCAACACCATCTCCCATATAGGCAAGCTAAATTTAGTTGGTGAGCTAAATTACCTCACTATAAGTCTTTCTGACATCATCTTTGTAGTGAGTGTAGTAATTCAATTTTCAAACTCTCCTTGTCAAAACCATTGATGCAGTCATATAGATCCTCAAGTATATTAAGAAGACCCCTAGAAAAGAACTCATTTTttgaagataagagaaaaaatcaaattgttgGGTATTATGATGTTGACTAGGCAAAGCCAGCAAGCAATAGATCCTCTGCTTCATGGTATTTTGTTCTTGATGGAAGTAATTTAATATCatggaaaagtaaaaaacaaaaagttgtGGCAAAGCCAAGTGTAGAAGAAGAACATGGGGCAATGACTTTAGGCACTTGTGAGCTCATCAAGCTAAAACAACTCCTCAAAGGccttaaatttgaataaaagttcttaaatgCACCTTGTATGTGACAACCAAGCATGCATGACACATTGTTTCTAATCTTGTCTTTTCCAAAGATATTGAGGTAGATTGTcatttcaaaagtaaaagaaCGGAATGTGGAAACATCACACTTATATTTGTGAACTCCAATGAAAAGTCTAACGTATTGATTCATTGTTCTCTATAGACAACATACTGGTGGTATTTACTTTTctctacaaataaaatacttGTGATAACTTATACCCCAATGTTTCTCTATGTTATGTCAGAGTttaacattaacaataatataaaagcaCTGAATGGACATGAGAAATGAGAGATTTTTTCAGCGTTTATTTAGCTTACTTAAATTGTAGGACTAAATTTAAACACAATTTCAATGACCAAATTGAAAATTCGGAGATCATGCCAGTATATACGATGTACTTCTGTATTGCAAACCCAAGTCAGAAACAATAAAGAAACGGAACTTACATGACCGGCAATGGCCAAGCTCCCCATGGCCTTCAAATCGACCCAGTCGGTAGCAACCATGAGCGTTCTCAGCTCGACAAAGCAGAGCTTCATGGCACCAAATTCAGCCACCAAACTACTCTCCCTTGACAAGTCGATCGCCCAATACACCGAATCCTCGTCCGCGTCGTACCCCAAATACACGAACGAGTCCGCGCTCAGGTTCGCGCCCAGCAGCCTCTTCACTTCCTCCAACCCCAACCACGCCAGCCGCCACGTGTCACTGCTGCCCGAAGACGCCAGGGGCCTCCCGTTTCTGAAAGGTAAAACCTTCAAATTCACGGACACGGACTCGCCCGCGGTCTCCGCAATTCGCGTTTTCAAGGTCTCGTGCGCCGCGGCAGGGGAAAACGGTTCGACCCGGTTAGGAGTCCGGGACCGGAGCGGGTTGCCGGCGAAGGCGTGTGTGCGTAGGTTTATGGACATGGTGGTGGTGGCGGGGTGGTGAGAGAATGGTCGTGTGAGCGGTGGTGGGAGTTTGGTGGAGAGTGAGAGAATGTATCGTGAGAAGAGTTTTGAAGATGAGGATGGAAGAAGATTGAGGAGCTTCAGCATGATTGTTCCATCAACGGTGATGTAAGAAGGAGACAAAGGAAACTCAGCACGGTTGCTGCTGACAAAGCCTCATGAACCGACATCTGTATCCTTTgaccttttcttttcatttttcggCTTTTCTACATGGTTTTTAAAAGTTTCATTATGTTCTTTAACAAAATATGtcctaattttgtttttttatttattttaatttaattcaatctgACTTAAAGTTTCCTTTTTAATAAGGTATTATAAGCAAGTTAGATTCTTTCACCTGTTATGGGACCACACAGGTGTGTTAAAAGTCTCACtaagaccaatttatagtataaggttagacttaaaatctaatttttttttaacatttttacgAAACAAGGGAAATATTATTAGATTTCCACAATTAGAACATTACAAATTATTCAACCCAAGCAAAGCATAAGTTACTGAATACTCACAGATAattgtttaatataaattaacttttgaGCAGACCTTTCTAATCTCTCCTTGAGTACCAGTCTTCACCTCTACACTACTCAGTTTAACCATAGCCTTGGGAAATTCGTAATTAAATCGTAACCCCAATAACCCTCTTATATTCCCTGCATAATTCTGCACTATACTTTGTGTAGCAGGGTCTCCCCACAGCCTCTGATCTGACTCTAGAATTGCATTACCATCGCGCACATTTTTGAAGAAACTAACATCAAATTTGGTCGGACTATCTATGTCCAACGACACCCTTTTCAAGCCATCTCCTTTATTTGGACACAGTGCTTTAAGTTGGCCTAAGAAATCTTGGTCTATAGTTGGATCTGAATTCCCAGTGGTGGTGAAATTATACAATCGGTAGCTGAAGAATCTGCATTCAGTTTGACCTATGGTATGTGCCCCTGTAGAGGACAACTTCAAGTGTCACGATCATATTCTTTCTACACCATTTAGTATTGAGTCAAGATTATCTACTGAGTCTTTTCTATCATTTAATATAAGCATATATATGAATGACAAGTATAACACATGCAATAACAATGTTAGAAAGCTCACCAACAAGGGTTACAAGGTCATGATCATCTAGGCCTTTGTCAGAAAACTTTTTCCTTTGCACAGAAATAGGGTCAAGTGGAGATGGCAAGTTTGAAGCTTGAGATGATAAAGAAACCCTCCCATCTCTTCTTCCTGTAGCTACTGACCAACTTGGACCATCACTCTGCCATTTTAAGTGAGAGTTCAGTATATGGTGAATCATTTGATAGAGTGATGTTTCTATGAATTGAATGTGTGGAGTTAGAGATTGTATTTATTTAGTACCAAGTCTACTGCATCACGTGCTGCCAATGCTAGTATGTCAGCACATGAGACAACACCAGGACACTTGGCCTCAAGTTGTGATTTTGCATCCTCAATCACTTCAAAACCTCTTAGACCAGTGTTAGGTAACGCATTCCTCTCTGCAGAAGAGCCTGCAATCAAAACTGAACCATCGCAGCCCTGGGGAAAACATGTAACATAACTAAATAAACAAACATGTAACGTTTCTGTCatacaataacataaaaaagttATGTAAAAGAATCATGAAGAtgaatattatttgttattgtgggttgaagatgaagatgaaagtAGGAAACCTGAACAAAGCAATCATGGAAGTGAAGCCTGAGAAGGGCAGGAGCAATGGTAGGATCTTTATTGAAGTAGGATTGAACAGTGGACCGAACCGTGGCCTCTGCGTTTGGGCAGGAAGAGGAGTAAAACCCGGTTTTGAGCTGGCCCTGTGAACCCATAATGGTCAAAAAAATGGTTAATGAACCCAACCATAAGTCTCCCATTTGGTGCTAACTTCAAACAATTTGGTATTTGATTATTCACTTTCCCTTCTTCATATATGTTGCAAGCATTTGCTCACTTATATAAGGGTGTTCTAAGTGGGAAGAAGTGGATCTTCCATCATCATATTGTTAATCAGGCTTTCTTAATATGTGTCATGTTACTAACTTTAATATGGCTGTGATTATTTTTCAGTATtgatcattaattttattttgtaaattgaagaattaatatattaaacattttagtTTAAGTATATTGAGTTATTTGAAATCGATTTAAACTCATGTTTCTATATTAAGTAAAAGTatagaaaaattatactttttatatacataaattttttacatttatttaatattattttttttatttgttatttttccttttcttaaaaaaatataaaaatttattttttataatcattttatttttatattgtttatcaAATAAACGTAAAAGTGTCattttatacatattaaaaaatatatgttatattatttgaaatgtttAAAGATAATATATGTTAAGTCTTTTTTATTACAAGATATGTATCATATGATCTTGAacatatataagtaaaaaaaaaatagaagtcaAAAAAcatctaaatataattaaaatagttaatataataatagagATATTAATTCTGAGATTAACTCAATttgatcaataaaaaaaaagtttgtcaCTGTTGCAGAGTGACACTACAGTCACAAATCACAATTTATCTGCCTAGTGCGTTCAGTCATGTCagataaatacaaaataagagAAGAATTGAGTTTAATTGATTTTGGTAGAGTCAGATAGCATTTTGGTAGTATGAGAGTataatagtttataaatttagcAATTTTCAGATGCCTTAAacagggagaaagaaaatgtaaCGTGGAATGCATTTCAAGAATCTCCCTTAGTCcaccaataatattttatgtcaATGTGAGGCACACAGTGGCAACACAAGGAAATGCCCACCACAGTATAACtacttttcatataaatttcttcctcaaTTTATATTACTTCTTTTTGGAGTACAATTCTACAtatcaataacttttttttattactagtTGGTAAACATgcttgatttaaaaaaataaaatttaaaaattaattagactTTCCTTTTATGATAATTCACTTTAATAACTTAAAAGAATTGAAGTATTTGATAGTTAAAATGTAACATTTCatctaaataatataaaacaatattatggaaacataaaaaaataaactaaaagagtcaagtaaaaagtatataaaaaggaataaatgtttttgaaatctCACCTATCGAAATTCATTATCAAACATCAATATTACTCATCTAACGATCCCTTTATTAGTCCAGTTAGTTTGTAGAATTCTATAGAACATCAATTCTACATAATTTATATTCCTCAACCTCAAATGTTCTAACTCCGACACCTCCACATACATCTATAACtttcatttgttattttaaacCTTAATTGAACTCATCCAAGTATTTATGATTCAACTTAAACTCTATTAGTCttattttttcatgaatttttaaCTCACTCAACTAAAACACCATTCTAAAGCTCAAAATTCATTCCTACTCGTTTCTTATCACAATTGGTAAACTTAACTTCTAAACAAGTCTTAAATAGCCTAGAAACACACTTTAAACCTCAAGATTCTCCATCTCACCCTTTCTCAAAATTTCACCTATCAAAACTTTCTTTTAGCTCTAAACTAGCCTACAACTCTTACCAATTCACTACTCCTCAATTTAATATCATCCCTTTTTCTTACCTAAGATTCTATACAAGTTTTAAATGCCTCTAATACCGATCCCAAACATCATTTATCACACCAAAGTTGCTCCTCTAGAACTTTACCTACCAAAACCCCAAACTAAAACAATCCCACAACACTTCCTTTTCACTACCTACAATCCTACATTAGTTTTGTACCTAATTAGACTCTGACACAACATCATCAAATGTTCAAACTAGTACAAATTCTCAAGCATACCCAACAATATTCATTAAGATAtaaacatcattcaacaataaactctattataacatattcaaccaaacaaaatttCTAATAACATATCAAACCAAAATTCATGCACCTTACcacaaatttaaagataaaattagcttcccttacctggttgGAAAACTCAAACAACTCTACAAAACAAACTCTCCCTACCTCAGCTCAAATAACTCTATTAGTATCTATAGACCATAGAATCATTATCAGAATACGTTCTTAGGACCACTGATCGATAAGAAACTAACAAGAAAAGATGGATGCTACATGTGATGACACAAAACTCGCATGCCTCTTAAAACAACGAAACAAAGAAGAAGGGTAGAAACTAACTTACTCTAAAGAGAAAACCAATCAGTTAGAAATGGAGGTCTTGCTGTCGTGATCATTTAGGTATCCTAATCATCAAACATATATCTTATGAGTTAGAAGTCTTAGACGGAAAGGGGAGATaacttagaaaattaaattttagagagataattagtattttaaataatgaaactcatttatgaaattctatttatattattgaattatgttaacattaaaataattggtTTTATTATTCTAAAACACCTCTCAAATTTAattctctatttttttaaattcttacataatatgtaaaagtaattattgtaaaataaattaatcaaaaaatatcaagataataaatttaagtCTACATATTTATCAATAGTGATGTAATAAatccaacaaataataaattttataaaattaatttttaaataattttgatatcatattaagaTAAGATAATGATTAAACTTAACTTAATTTCACTGAATCACATCAATAAGGTAGGTTTGTCCTGGTTTATATGTTACAATATAATATGTTACAATTTAATGTTATCTTTTAgttgatataaaatttttaataaaagaaagttaataatataatagtttaagCATACAAAAGTTTTAAgattgtttaaaacaaaaatataatggTCAATTATAAATGCAtaactaaaaggaaaaaaattagcATTTTCGCATGTaaggaataaaaacatatatccCTTATTCAAAACAGCAACatgaataaataagaaacaattttttcttttaatttgtaaaattattgcAGGACTAGAGTAATGAGAAAtgctaaaataataaatggataAATAATCTTACTAGTGcaaacttttgttcttttttgtatctatttcacatttttttacaattcaagtgtgtttctttttttttttttcttttagtgtcTCCTTCtctaagtttttttatttcaatccAAGAGGTGTTTCCTATaggaatgataataaaaaatttgtaatagGTAGAGAatgagtattttaatatttgtttataaataaataaggtaTAAGTAACATATTACTGTTAtctattagaaagtgagttttaagcctaattcaacctcacaaaatcggcttttaaggtgaggtttgaacctcacttatttatatattataatttggctttatctctagtcaatgtgagactttcaacacatccccttcacgccgaggtatagacatctcgaaAGTGAGAGTAGAATTAATGGGTGGTTCGATAGTGGCCCGACAACGGGTGGAATAGAAAtgctaaaaaaaaagaaatatcgctaggattggctctgataccaaattagaaagtggatttaagcctaactcaaccccacaaaactagcttgtaaggtgaggtttgaacctcacttatttataaataagtgaggttcaaacctcaccttacaagtcgattttgtggggttgaattaggcttaaaacccactttctaatatggtattagAGTCATGACTAGAGCCTATCATAGCAAGTTCTACGTGGGCATTTCTGTTTCCACCCGTtgtcgggccgctatcggaccacccattaatttctactatcacgcacgagatgtctatacctcagcgtgaaggaggtgtgttggaagtcccacatcgactagagataagaccaatttataatatatataagtgaggtgcaaaccatACCTTACAAACTGGTTTGTGAGgatgaattaggcttaaaactcactttctaatattaACAGCGAgtatttgatatttgaaaaaaattaaaatttaatttatattttattaaatttaatttaatttataacttattaggttaaatttaattaaaataaaatttaatttacattatattttttattttttattttattttaaaaattagtaaaaatattttgttctaaatatCCATGGGTATCTACGGATAACCGCACGTTTTAAAcctacaaataatttttaaataggtATTTGACAGATAACAGGTCGGTTAACGTGTTGATTTTTGTACTCATCAAGTAATGGGTAAGTACTATTTGTATATGATCCGTTGTCATTCATAATCTTCTCCCTCttgtaaattatgtttttataaggAGAGGATGTTTACGGTTTTGAGTACGAGACTCGTCCAAATGTTTAGAGTGAATAATTTATATCTTCTCTTTTTCCTATTtgctcttttattttattattttttatttttaatgggtggtctgatagaagccggttttgtgaggttgaattaggctttaaaactcactttctaatatggtatcagagtcatgttTAGATCCTATCCTAGCGAGATCTAAGTGGACATtctgttccacccgctatcgggccgttatcggacctcCCATTAATTTCTACTCTCACGCatgagatgtctatacctcggcgtgaagggggtgtgttggaagtcccacatcgactagagataaggccaatttataatatataagtgaggtgcaaacctcaccttacaagccggttttgtggggttgagttagacttaaaaacccactttctaatatggtattagagtcatggttagagctTATCCTAGCGATTTCTACGTGGGCATTTTTGTTTCCACCCGTtgtcgggccgctatcggaccactcATTAATTTCTTCTATCACGCACGAAATGTTTATACCTTGGCGTGTGAgaaaactcactttctaatattatCCACGAGTATTTGTTATTTGAAaaacctaaaattaaaatttaatttatattttattaaatttaatttagttaaaattaaaatttaatttataacttattaggttaaatttaattaaaatttaaatttaatttagatgtaatttaatttacattatacttttttattttttattttattttaaaaattagtaaaaatattttttttaaatattcatggGTATCTACGGATAATCGCAAATTTTAaacctataaataaattttaaataggtaTTTGACAGATAACAGATCGATTAACGTGTTGATTTTTTTACTAATCAAGTAATGGGTAGGTACTATTTGTATATGATCGGTTGTCATTCCTAATCTTCTCCCTCttgtaaattatgtttttatatggAAAGAATGTTTAGGATTTTGAGTACATACTTGTCCAAATCCAAAATCCAAATGTTTACAGTGAATAAtctatattttctctttttcctatttgctcttttattttattgttttttattttttattattttatttttatgcttttctgtctatttttatttattattattattaaaaaaaaattcaatatatatatttctatttttcatttttcattttaatttttttaatttattttaattttttcctttttttattttttgtgtttattttaattttaattatttattttaaatattttatctcaatcttttttatttacatatcttatttttgaaatttttggaaataaaaattatttatccaaacaaaattaagtgtttgataaaatgaaattaattttattgacatGTTTCTTATGCGCTAAGAAATGTGTTTATGTGtaagaagataaaagaatattgttttttatgataACTTTATAATGTCTCACAAGAGAAAATTGTGATTGTGGTGTAGGAGTTTAGCTTGTTCTTCTACAACATTAATTATGATTATGAGACAAAGAATAAAAGGTTAGTGTCCTCCATTTGTagagagataaaataaaaagataaacagtTTCCATCTATCTGTTAGTGGATCATCAGCACATTTGTTTGCACTCTTGTAAGTACTTATAATAGGAGAATTATTTGCAGAGGTAAATTTAGATGCAATAATAACTATAGTGGTGTTGATACAACTACTTAGCTTTCACATATCAATGAGTAGATCAGAGAATATTACAATGACCATATATTGCCATTTTTCAATTTGACGTGTACAATATTCACAAACATCTTTAAGTAATGTTTGTAATGACTTACCCTTGTTatctaaaatgatgtttttgtttCATTATGATACAAGGTAATGATGACACATGTGTCCCCATGGTTACACAAGGATCCTATACTACTTTGAAGCATATCTTGTGTAGTTTTCACAttgcaaattaaatataagatcAAAAACAATTTTGACATATTTATTTAGCATAGCACATGATTCATATATTCAACATATAATTTTCATGATGAACGAAAAACTTTAAAACTTTTACCACACACCCTTAAAGGCATTACAACTTGAAAAAATCATCACACCTCTATACATTCATGATCATCTCCCAAGCCTATACAAAATATactaacattttataatttactttaaCATTCATTCTTACTAAGGTTAGAAACTTTGGGAAAAATAGTATCAATTACATTTACTAAAATAAGATCTATATAGGTGACAAAGGCATGGGAGAGGACATCCACTCTAAAATAACTCTCACAACCTTTCAAAAGTCCAAATAaagtttaattgattatttgattattttaataagtttaattaattataacatatcaaattggaatttatatatatatatatatatatatatatatatatatatatatatatcactctCAAAATAAAGTGTGAAAACGAGCGAATATTGGATTGAGATATTTTGAAAATCAGTTTTTGAGAGAGAATGGGTGATGAGAAAACTAATTTGTTCTTTCTTGAAGCTTTTTATTTGAGcaaattgtgatcaatattttGGTTGGAGCAAGAAAACAATTATTCACttgatgtattttaatattgttgtgTTTATCTATTTTCTAGCCAATATTGtacttatttttctctcatgtATTTGTGTTGATTTTACAACTTGGATAGAATTTCCAAGTCGATCTTGTAACAGGGTTTTATGGAATAAAGTCttgtatttttgttgttgttttatttacttGTAAAACTTGAAAGTATATAGTGTAACAATAGGCTAATGTGGTTGAGTAATTAAATGTAGTTTTTGTGATATAGTAAACCAAAATGAATTTTTGTGTAtacctctctctttctctttccttatATTCCATAGTATACCATGTGTCTTGATATTTTTTAGATGTGATATTTAATATGCACTTAGTGTGATCCATTGTAATATGTTCAAtcaactttaataatttatcatcttattatttcaaataatttgtaTGGTTGAATTCACCTCCTTTTTAAATTTGGATTCTAAAATTGTTAGAAAATCTAAGATTGAATATCAAAGTATGTTAAAACAGTTATAATCTCTAAAAAAATCATACTGAAGGGAGACAATATTTAAGTGGCTTGATGTTAGGATTGTCAAAGACAAGACAAAAAGTACAAAAGTACGATAAAATTgtattgttgggaatccaagtgtaaATCTAAGTCCTACATTGGatggaaatgagaaagtagagcactatataaagataaaagactCATTAATTTATAGCCTTAATGTTTTGGATAGAGAGTGATGTCAATCTCTTATGTGGTTAGActcatcaaacaaaaatatgagtGATTGTTGATTAACTAACAAACATTACTCGTTTTCTCCCAATCATTGTATTAGAAAAGATTCAAGATTTACTCAAAATTTTTGGAAAAGTTTCCAAAAAGTCTTAGGAAGCAAATTGAATCATTTTGGAGTAGAtgatataacaaagaaaacaattcAATCATTTGGAGATTTACAACGAGCTTATGTGATGAACAACATGGAGCATAGGACACCCGTTTATCTTAGGTTGAATTGATGTATAACAACAACTTTCACACTAGCATTCAAATGCACCGTATGAAACATTGTATGAGAGAAATGTAGTTGTTATATTCGTATGAGACGGGACAGACAATGTCACTTGCTCTAAGTATGATACAAAAACATCATGAACAAGTTAAAATGAATGGAGAAAAGATAAAGACTTTACGAGGTAGTCAACAAGATTATTATGATAATGGAagaaagttattaaaatttaaagttgtATATTATGTTTTCTTGAGGTCTCACCCACTATAGAAGTTAGTAGAGCCTTAAATTCTAGGAAACCTCGCCTGAATTTGTAAGACCTTACAAAGTCttaaaaaggattttttttttatctaccAAATTGATTTGCCACCAAATCTATCAAACTTACACTTTGTTTTCTTCGTAAATTAACTTAGAAAATACATCTTTGTCTCATTCCATGTTATAGAAAATACATCTTCGGCTCATTCTATGTAATCAAACTTGAACCTATCAAAGTTCGAGATAACCTCACTTATGATGCATTTCTTATGAACATCGTTGATTAATGTATCAAGCAATTGAGCTCTAAAATAATTTCTCTAGTAAAAGTGACTTAAAatcttaatgaaaaatattctacataaaaatcttaaaaaatacaacgagaaaagaatatttgaatatttttaaaatcaataaaattttggGACAAAATATCGAAAATGGTAAAATAGTTATAACATCTTATATTATACTTTATagtatacaaataataattttaattattaatttaatatgtttgttttcattatatattGCAAAATGATTTATTTCTTCTCATTGTGCAAATGAGTAAATTTTCAAccaattttgaattatttatttcatgttttgaatatacatatatgtaaTTTAAGATCCGATATATCTATGCTAAGAGGGGAAAATACAGATATTAACATCACAACATTAGTTATTAGTTTTTGTATTTGGGGCATTGGGAGAAGTTTTTGTAAAGTAAAATCTATTAAGCATTTTTTACTAACTTTAAAGAAAGAAGAACTAGTTTAGTCATAAGTCTAGAATTCTCATTTAGtgatttttttatctcttcctccattttttcttcaatcttcCTCAAGTATTAACTACTAATCCGCCATTCTCAAAACCCACAATTTGAGCACTCTCAATCAAGAAAGCAATCACGGGAAAGAAATATTAGAGCTATTATCAAATACCTATCTTTCTAAAAATACTCTTTTTTCTAATaatcttttatcttaaaaaactttgaaatttttgttgGGCTCTAGAGACAGCTCTGTATAATGTTCCTTATGTACGGAACCAACTTCACGAAGATGTTTACTGTTCGACTGTTGCTTTCTACGTCCTGATTACTAACTACACCTCTAAGTATTGTTCTGGAAGGAAATGTATTCCAAAACTTTTGTTGAGAAAAtcttatttcaaaaatcatatttcgaaaattttgaaaagcttGTTCTAAAATTTTTTTAGAAcatgtaaattaaaaatcaattttacgaaaggtaaaatgttttaaaggatGTGTGGAAAAGTTGTGGGGGTAGAGGAAGTAAAAGGTTTACTGTACAAGCTAGACGAGAATCTTCACAATCTAAACCAACCCAAATGTCTGCGGCATATTCTAACAAAAATTATAGGGAGAATACGTTTTTTCTTAGTTGATAATCCATGAAATAATCTCCTTGTCCAAATGCAAATGAATACCTTGTCCTTTTTATATTCCTTTTCTAGATCGTATTTTACAACTGTTTTATGATCCAGTTTACAACAAATAACAagtttctcttccttctctaaGAAAAGTTTCTCTCCCAAGTATATGAACTCACACTTTATCATTACACCATAAACCAAATTGATAAAGGCTTGCAAAGATTTCAGAAGGACCCAATAAcattataaactaaa
This Vigna angularis cultivar LongXiaoDou No.4 chromosome 4, ASM1680809v1, whole genome shotgun sequence DNA region includes the following protein-coding sequences:
- the LOC108331175 gene encoding peroxidase 25, producing MGDLWLGSLTIFLTIMGSQGQLKTGFYSSSCPNAEATVRSTVQSYFNKDPTIAPALLRLHFHDCFVQGCDGSVLIAGSSAERNALPNTGLRGFEVIEDAKSQLEAKCPGVVSCADILALAARDAVDLSDGPSWSVATGRRDGRVSLSSQASNLPSPLDPISVQRKKFSDKGLDDHDLVTLVGAHTIGQTECRFFSYRLYNFTTTGNSDPTIDQDFLGQLKALCPNKGDGLKRVSLDIDSPTKFDVSFFKNVRDGNAILESDQRLWGDPATQSIVQNYAGNIRGLLGLRFNYEFPKAMVKLSSVEVKTGTQGEIRKVCSKVNLY